The Peribacillus simplex genome contains a region encoding:
- a CDS encoding AzlC family ABC transporter permease — protein MSQDSAEWKSDGFSEVNDGEGFWQGVKDCIPTLLGYLSIGFAAGVVEKTSGLSMIEVALMSLLLYAGSGQFIAAGMIAASHPVSAIIFTIFFVNSRHLLLSAALAPYFRQQSLKQNLITGSLLTDETFGVAVTMAQKRKQLDYKWMLGLNLAAYLNWFIANMAGGFFGQWIPDPEKYGMDFALPAMFIGLLVLQILSKKDFFIDLAVAFSSILIVVAASFYFPGSTGVIVATVVASTIGMVIGRWK, from the coding sequence ATGAGTCAGGATAGTGCTGAATGGAAAAGTGATGGATTTTCCGAGGTCAATGATGGGGAAGGCTTTTGGCAAGGAGTAAAAGATTGCATTCCTACATTATTGGGATACCTAAGTATCGGTTTTGCTGCAGGGGTCGTCGAAAAAACGTCAGGATTAAGTATGATTGAAGTGGCACTAATGTCGCTTTTACTCTATGCAGGGTCTGGTCAATTCATAGCTGCGGGGATGATAGCTGCAAGTCATCCAGTATCGGCCATAATTTTTACGATTTTTTTTGTTAACAGTCGCCATCTATTACTTAGTGCTGCATTGGCTCCATATTTCAGGCAGCAAAGTTTGAAACAAAACCTGATAACCGGATCCTTATTAACTGATGAAACGTTTGGAGTGGCCGTCACGATGGCACAGAAGAGGAAACAACTTGATTATAAATGGATGCTTGGTCTGAATCTTGCAGCCTATTTAAATTGGTTCATTGCAAATATGGCTGGCGGTTTCTTTGGCCAATGGATTCCAGATCCCGAAAAATATGGAATGGACTTCGCCCTGCCAGCGATGTTTATCGGCCTTTTAGTTTTGCAAATATTAAGTAAAAAGGACTTTTTTATAGATCTTGCAGTCGCTTTTAGCAGCATATTAATCGTTGTTGCAGCAAGTTTCTACTTTCCTGGCAGTACTGGGGTCATAGTGGCAACTGTTGTAGCTTCAACGATAGGGATGGTGATTGGCAGGTGGAAATAA
- a CDS encoding mismatch-specific DNA-glycosylase — protein sequence MEGISDHLKEDLDILFVGFNPSIRSGQTGHHYANPNNRFWKILFESGLTPRKYEPTEDSSLLELGYGFTNIVSRPTKGADEITKEEYIKGRKQLKRKIAKYKPKLVCFVGKGVYQEYRQLRKISWGLQEEPSLSETIEFVAPSSSGLVRMPMEEIIKIYSELPILLGKLKSN from the coding sequence ATGGAAGGCATCTCTGATCATTTAAAGGAAGATTTGGATATTTTGTTCGTAGGTTTCAATCCAAGCATTCGTTCAGGCCAGACTGGCCATCATTATGCGAATCCAAACAATCGCTTTTGGAAAATCCTCTTCGAGTCCGGGTTGACGCCAAGGAAATATGAACCAACCGAAGACTCGTCTTTACTGGAACTAGGTTATGGTTTTACCAATATCGTTTCAAGGCCTACAAAAGGTGCGGACGAAATCACTAAAGAAGAGTACATAAAAGGAAGGAAGCAATTAAAAAGGAAAATTGCAAAGTATAAACCTAAACTCGTCTGTTTTGTAGGCAAGGGTGTCTATCAGGAATATCGTCAATTACGAAAAATCTCTTGGGGGCTGCAAGAAGAACCTTCATTGAGTGAGACCATTGAATTCGTTGCCCCTTCCTCAAGCGGTTTAGTTAGAATGCCGATGGAAGAGATCATCAAAATATATAGTGAGTTGCCAATTCTGCTTGGCAAGCTGAAAAGCAATTGA